From Lampris incognitus isolate fLamInc1 chromosome 13, fLamInc1.hap2, whole genome shotgun sequence, one genomic window encodes:
- the six2a gene encoding homeobox protein SIX2a, with translation MSMLPTFGFTQEQVACVCEVLQQGGNIERLGRFLWSLPACEHLHKNESVLKAKAVVAFHRGNFRELYKILESHQFSPHNHPKLQQLWLKAHYIEAEKLRGRPLGAVGKYRVRRKFPLPRSIWDGEETSYCFKEKSRSVLREWYTHNPYPSPREKRELAEATGLTTTQVSNWFKNRRQRDRAAEAKERENNENSNANSHNPLTSSMNGNKTILGSSDDDKTPSGTPDHTSSSPAMLLGSNPGLPPLHALAPPPGPSAVPVPSSDSVHHHHHSLHHDTILNPMSSNLVDLGS, from the exons ATGTCTATGCTCCCCACGTTCGGCTTCACGCAGGAGCAAGTGGCGTGCGTCTGCGAGGTCCTCCAGCAAGGGGGGAACATCGAGCGGCTGGGGCGCTTCCTGTGGTCTCTCCCCGCCTGCGAGCACCTCCACAAGAACGAGAGCGTCCTCAAGGCGAAAGCCGTGGTGGCCTTCCACCGGGGCAACTTCCGAGAGCTCTACAAGATCCTGGAGAGCCACCAGTTCTCGCCGCACAACCACCCCAAGCTGCAGCAGCTGTGGCTCAAGGCGCACTACATCGAGGCCGAGAAGCTGAGGGGCCGCCCGCTGGGGGCCGTGGGCAAGTACCGCGTCCGGAGAAAGTTCCCCCTGCCCCGCTCCATCTGGGACGGGGAGGAGACCAGCTACTGCTTCAAGGAGAAGAGCAGGAGCGTGCTGCGGGAGTGGTACACGCACAACCCCTACCCCTCCCCGCGGGAGAAGAGGGAGCTGGCGGAGGCCACGGGGCTCACCACCACGCAGGTCAGCAACTGGTTCAAAAACCGGCGGCAGAGAGACCGGGCGGCCGAGGCCAAAGAGAG GGAAAACAACGAGAACTCCAACGCCAACAGCCACAACCCATTGACTTCTTCCATGAATGGAAATAAAACTATATTGGGGAGTTCGGACGACGACAAAACGCCCTCGGGGACGCCGGATCACACGTCCTCTAGTCCGGCCATGCTGCTGGGCTCCAACCCCGGCCTACCGCCCCTGCACGCGCTGGCGCCTCCGCCGGGCCCCAGCGCCGTCCCCGTGCCCAGCTCGGATTCggtgcaccaccaccaccactcgctGCACCACGACACCATACTGAACCCTATGTCTTCTAATTTGGTGGACCTGGGCTCCTAA